In bacterium 336/3, the following proteins share a genomic window:
- a CDS encoding helicase: MGLFSSLLGNAGAVSQDELSQKYGKLLMDGESIELGFKLIRDTFIFTNKRLILIDVQGLTGSKVEYKTILYKSISRFSIETAGTFDLDAELKIWISSEQQPSIKKQFNKSVDIYEVHKVLAHHVLK; the protein is encoded by the coding sequence ATGGGACTTTTTTCATCACTTCTTGGCAATGCAGGAGCTGTCAGCCAAGACGAATTATCACAAAAATATGGAAAGCTACTTATGGATGGGGAATCCATTGAGTTAGGGTTCAAATTAATTCGTGATACTTTTATCTTCACAAATAAACGACTTATTCTAATTGATGTGCAAGGTTTAACAGGTAGCAAGGTTGAATACAAAACTATTCTTTACAAGAGTATTTCTAGGTTCAGTATCGAAACCGCAGGAACTTTTGACTTAGATGCTGAACTAAAAATCTGGATATCAAGCGAACAACAACCTAGTATTAAAAAGCAATTCAATAAATCAGTAGATATATATGAAGTACATAAAGTTTTAGCACATCATGTTTTAAAATAA